The following proteins come from a genomic window of Bactrocera tryoni isolate S06 chromosome 1, CSIRO_BtryS06_freeze2, whole genome shotgun sequence:
- the LOC120777751 gene encoding tyrosine-protein phosphatase non-receptor type 23-like, whose translation MQLITHIPLLLALSASLCYASSSTYDGKPGCKTPGEIGNLYRNFWDPMRYWRCIGLDMEPLRESCPDVTAFQQSLGRCVPWRYWKWEVPVYPPSCPTGVMCIQTEPQPSSLYLQELYPQQTPQALSPISPLYPRGPQQTLVPTSSLYPYAAPQAFIPTSPLYPQALPQALVSTSPLYPQALPQGQASISHQYPQAAPQTLVSHLYPQASPQSLVPTSSFAQPQVSTKPQFIGPLTPQPSPSPQNVHSPQPSQPFVSPQSPLVWSSPHLSPQSQQVLNTPYPMISSRPQYPVGHNV comes from the exons ATGCAGCTTATAA CTCACATACCGCTGCTCCTTGCGCTTAGTGCCAGCCTTTGTTATGCTTCGAGCAGCACGTACGATGGCAAGCCGGGTTGCAAGACGCCGGGCGAAATCGGTAATCTGTATAGAAACTTTTGGGATCCGATGCGTTATTGGCGTTGCATTGGTTTAGATATGGAGCCGCTGCGAGAGAGTTGTCCCGATGTTACCGCCTTCCAACAGAGTTTGGGTCGTTGTGTTCCGTGGCGATATTGGAAATGGGAGGTGCCTGTGTATCCGCCTAGTTGTCCCACTGGTGTTATGTGCATACAAACGGAGCCACAGCCTTCGTCATTATACCTCCAAGAATTATATCCACAACAAACGCCGCAAGCTTTATCGCCAATAAGTCCGCTTTATCCACGAGGTCCACAGCAAACACTAGTACCTACAAGTTCGTTATATCCTTATGCAGCGCCGCAAGCATTTATACCTACAAGTCCATTATATCCTCAAGCTTTGCCGCAAGCCCTAGTGTCAACAAGTCCATTATATCCTCAAGCTTTGCCGCAAGGCCAAGCGTCAATAAGTCATCAATATCCTCAAGCAGCGCCACAAACATTAGTCTCTCACTTATATCCCCAAGCATCGCCGCAATCCCTAGTGCCCACAAGTTCGTTTGCACAACCACAGGTATCCACGAAGCCGCAATTTATAGGTCCACTAACACCGCAGCCGTCACCGTCTCCCCAGAATGTGCATTCTCCTCAACCCTCGCAGCCTTTTGTGTCGCCACAGTCTCCTCTAGTCTGGAGTTCGCCACATCTGTCGCCGCAGTCTCAACAGGTACTGAATACACCATATCCGATGATTTCATCACGACCACAATACCCAGTGGGTCACAACGTTTAA